In Vigna angularis cultivar LongXiaoDou No.4 chromosome 8, ASM1680809v1, whole genome shotgun sequence, the DNA window CTCATTCATGCTTATGTTTCTCACTGTCTCTTCCCTTACTTCAGAAAAAGGTGTCGATTTTACTTCTGATCGAGGCTATTTTCTTCGCTGCAATCATTCTTATAACAATGCTGGTACTGCATGGCACTACACGAAGATCGTTGATTGTTGGTATCATCTGCGATGTCTTCAACGTGATGATGTATGTCTCTCCTCTTACAATCATGGTAAGTCTTCTATTTCTGCAAATTTACGTCATCATGAGAAGTTCATTTTCCTTTCCAAAACTTATAATGGTGCtggtatatataaataatgatcAGGCTAAGGTTATCAAAACGAAGAGCGTGAAATACATGCCATTCTGGCTCTCTCTGGCGAACTTCCTTAATGGTGTGTGCTGGACCACATATGCTCTTATCCACCCCTTCGACATCTATGTTCTGGTAATTAGTTCGTtactttgctttttcttttttgttgttcttgaatgaaataatgttttGACCATTGTGTGTTCATTCATTGTTGCAGATCAGTAACAGCATTGGCGCAGTCTCAGGACTGGTTCAGCTCATCTTGTATGCTTTCTACTTCTGCAGAGGAGAAAACAATGATGATGGTGATCAGCACAACTCAACTGAGGTTCAACTCTCCGAACGCCCTCGAGATGTTGAAGCttgattttttcattttcattcatatattttataatcataAATCTTGAGTAATTTCGTTtgagtctttatttttaattattttctggTATTAGTGGCTTGGCCattagtttttctatttttattatgtagTACACGGGcaggttgtttttattttttatttatttatttttaaatataaaaatttactttttttatgattattttattcttataatattaattatccaACCATTATTCATGTAAAAAATGCATTACTCTCATATATATGCAAAGGTGTTCGTCAACTTTTTTCGCAATCTTTTATGCCCAATATATCCAAGCTTGACATCTTGTTTGCTTTTAAAATGTAAAGATCAATTAGTTCATGTTTATCTATAATTAGAGAgactaatttttattattttgaaaattcgCAATAAATGAGTAAATAAagtaattactttttaaaagaaataattcttTCAGTAATAGAACGTAATACTGGATGATTTTATCGACTATCATAGTTAACTAATTAATTCATAATAAGGTCCGAAAAATAATAGTGGTGTTTAATCTTTTAAACAATCCacattttgtttaatttttaaaaataggcacatattttttatatttatgataaaataacaattaaatttatctattttttaaatacaaattttgtaacatttcaaatttataagataatatttttcaatacagTATTTTAATCACAACATCATTATTATTAGGTaatataattactttattatattattagtattttattgtgcaattcttaatttataatagataaaacaatattgattgatataaaaaataaataaaagtatgcACTTACCTATACTAActtataactaaataaaatttaaaatttaattacaaaacaGGTTCGGTTATAACGAAAATAACACTggcaatttcttttataaaataggAGACATTTAcaacaagaaaattattaaataataatcaatttaattagTCACTATATTtagtaatttatatattattttatacattaaaaagttaatgatatctaaaataatatgtattataaTTGATTCGACGAAGTAGAATATGTTAAAAGATGAGTTTAGATATTAATtcacaaatataattttgtattcataatatattatattagatataataatttttctttcataaaatgattatttaagtataaaaatggATTGTTACTTAATTTTTTGTAGTAATTATTTTCTCGTGTATAGTCAAGAAAaagatttaagaaaaagaacTTTTTTGAGAGTAACTAATGAGATGATTAAAAACTCATATTTTAGAATTGAATTAATAGTGATTTAAAAATTGAGAGACTcgagtattttaatattaaaaggggtttatataaataagaagtttataaatgaattttattattttaaaacatactaTCTTTCTAGAAATCGCTTTTCTAGATTTTTCTGCCTTCTTTATAGGAGTTTTGCCCTGATTGAAGATTTGAGATCATAGGTGTGATCCTCGTAATGAGTTCTTCAATATGGACCGATCAATTTTTATAATGGTATAAGTCGAGTTTTCTGTCTTTATTCATTGTTAATCTATTTTCGTCTTGTATGTGGGTTTTTCTTGCTTCCATGTGCTctttgaatatgattttttgTTGATTAGTGATCACAATATATGTCTTGATCGTTCTTGTGATATTTCTATGTATAGATAAAACATCTTGTGGTGTGGAGAGTGTTTTGGTGTTTGAGCCGTCTAGAGTTGTTTTCATAGGCGAGAGAGCTacaacttttgtttttaattgattgCTTGAAACTAATTTTGTGTGTATTGTGAATTTGTGTTGTTCTAATTCAGTTGCTATGATTAATAGAGTGCCATAATGGGTTTTGTCATTACAATAGTTGAAAGTTCCATTTTGAAAGTGGAATAGCATTGTTATGGACATTATTCTCCACAAACCAAAATCAGTAAACGAAGCATGATGTTATAAGGGTGGTTGTGAATAAGGTGACCAAGAGTATTCACTTATTGTCAATGTGTTAGAAGTCGTGTGTGATCAAGTCAGTTGAGTGGTACATCAAGGAGAGAATAAGGTGGTGTGAAGTGTTAACTAGCATGCTTTAGATTGAGACCTAAGGGTATCTTTAGATTTTGGTGAAACCTAAAAGAGGTAGTTAAAAGCATATGAAAGATGAGGTTAGTGTATCAAATATAAACAATCAGGCAGAAATAAAAGATGATTCAAGTTGTAGATTTGAGGTTGAGAATGTGTTTTTATAAGTGGTGGTTGGGCCAATCGATATTGTTGAACACCATATCACATAGGTATGGTTTCAATTAGTTAAGGTTGAGAACGGTAAGTCAAACAAGTCTAGGTGGTTGTAATAAGATAAATGAGGAGAGTATGTTCTTATCTTCTACCTGAGGACCAAAATTTATCTTATTGTAGAGAATGTGAAGAGTTAgtaaatgatatattaaaattaataataatttaaaaatactgaGACtcagatattttaatattaaaaatattttatataaataagaagTTTATAAAgaagtttcattatttaaaatacattatctctctaaaaatcacatttctaaagtttatTGACTTCTCTGTGAAAGATGCGAAGCTTCGAGAATAATCTTACTGTAGTAAAATCACCTTGACAGAGACCATAGAAAGAACCCATTAGCATTGTGCGGAAAATTAGTACTAATAACAAGTATTGAATGGTTGCTCAATTGTGGGTTGAAATACTCTAGATTTCTAAATGTACTGAATGgcattattattttgattgtaATTGTTATGTGTCTCTTAATTGATATTACAAGATATGGTGTTGGTTTGATTCACTTTTGGACAAATGTAAGTTTATAGTTCTTGAAAAAGGATGAAATTTATTTCTGCTATTCAAAGCAGTCATCTTTTGTGAATCAACATCTTATGTGTTTTTTATGAGCATAAGGTCTTGGGTATTACTTCTATCCAACattagtttttgtttatttgttatgatATATGAATGTAATGTAATGATTTCAAATTTCTGGGGCACTGAGCAATATGTTCATATGGCTGTACTGGAACATCTGCATCTTTTTGGACTGAAATTATTTTAGCTTTATGTAATTgcataaaattttagaaacccTTTATCAACTTATGTTATATCATAGTTAATTAGAAAACTCTTACTTAGAACTTTATTCAATTCATCTATCTTGTTTTTATTGAATcgataaataagtttaattagtatttttttaagttttgtttttattgaatcgataagtttaattagtatttttttaagcTTGTTTTTATTGAATCGataagtaagtttaattagtatttttttaagcTTGCGTTCTATCTATATTTTGATGGTTTTATTCAATGAGGGGAAAAATCTATGTATGCTTGTTGTTGGATTGATTATGTGAGGGATGGATATGTTATGGCGTTGCCATTCCCCAACCTCTACAACAATGCATTTGCTGTGATTGTAGTTTCATCTTCTCTGTGAgtgtattatatttaaaaaatataatacactATGAGAGTATTATTTGATatcaatttcatttattatatttaaaactaaaattattgtCATATCACCTAAATTTATTACATGATtagattaataataataattacaacaatataatttaattttcattgtattttattacataataatttcactaccttatatatatttatatacaaaaatgaaaacaattattaactagaaaaaataaacaacccATGCGTAAactaattcttttatatattcaaCCTAAACTAAAACAGTTCAGTCAAAATCTAAACTAGTGTGGTTTAAGCAATTAAGTGTTTTATCTTTCAATGGCTttctatatatctatatatcctatatatctatatctatatctatatatttatatatattttatttggaaaactttgtttacatattttcaaaatttacatttggTGTGTATTTTCAAATGTATGTAAAGCAAGTGTTACACTtttgttaatatgtttttttaagttggtgtgattaattttttaagtcaTGATAATATTTTTCAGGTTTAGGTTTTTCTTATACAACTttcgaaaattattttaaagttaaaatttcaaaaataaaagaaaatttgtttgttatttaacttaaagtttttcttttcttaaaagcTCGTTTTAATTCAAAAGTCCTACTGTATTATCCCACAATGATTAGTTTATAGTTATGAGAAGGAGACAAGGATTATAGCTAATTTccaaacaataattttaattaaatttttactcaaaattttaatttctctgAGTTCTACTTTAATTATTTACCTaacttttcaagaaaaaaaaagttggggGAAGAGGGGGTGTGGGGTTAATTTAAATGCTTACCTAACTTTTCaagaaaagtaaagaaagaataaaatcgATGTGTTCAATTagcatttgaaaaaaaaatgcataaacaAGTAGTgcatattttgaattattttcttattttggaaaattataaaagtattataatttttaaattttaaaaacattaaacgTATTAATTCAAGAcatataattttcattgaaaaaacgtcaattttcattgattgttaaatactataaaaaaaacataatatgatCAAATAACAACacttttatatacaaaattcatttaaaatattttgaagtttaagttaaatatattttaaaaaaatacttattattatatggATCTACATTTGACCTCTTAAACATTGTACAAACTTTACCAAGTTTATGCTATTTAATAATAGATGTaaggcaaaaaacaaaaactaataaaactcaaatatatatatatatatatatatatatatatatatatataatatattggtaaaataaaaatgagataactccttataaatgttaaaaataacgAAAGACAATGAAGTTCACTAGTTTAATTTATAGCATGGCAAATATAGTTTTAGACCTAATTATTAAGATTTTCTCTACTTTGAAGGTAATATGTGGATTggatttctatttttaaaaaggttttaattttgtttcaaatttgttaatatatatcAATCAAGTTTTAAGCATTAGTATTTCAAAAATGGTGTTAAGAGTGTGGTGATGTGGCAAAAGGACAATTATATGTATCAAAATTTGTAATTGTAGAATGGAAAGGTGGAAAGGTTCACAAGATATCCAAAGAGTTCGACTAAGAGCATGGAGAATTCAAACACTTTGGCAAAACATCAAATAACTTGATTAAGTACATGTAGAAGTCACATAACTCAATAAGACATTAGGAGAGTTCAGTAAAGTATATGGAGAAGTCACATAGTTCGACAAAACATAAGGAGAGCTAGGTAAAATGCATGGAAAAGTCACATACCTCAATAAGTCATCCGAAGAGCTCAGTAAAGTGCATGAAAAAGTCAAATAACTCGATCAGAAATTCAAAGAGTTCAACAAGTGAGACTGAGCTATCTAGACTTTTCGTCGAATTATCCAGTTTTATATACACCTTATCAAGTTGACTGGACTTTCCACTAAACTATCTAACTTCTTAATGCACCTTACCAAACTCTAAGAATTTCTTGCTGAATTTTCCTTATATATCCGAATTACTTTAGTTCTTCATACACTTAATTAAGCTTATATGATATCTTGCTAAATTATATTActtctatatattatatatagttaatctctttaattcaaattatattaaatttttaatcaatatcataaatatttcaataatacaTGTTATTAAAatccattcaaaatatttttgaatccataacacaattatatatatatatatatatatatatataatttccaaacaataattttagttacatttttctcaaaatcattcttctttttcttaaataaaactgCCGTCTTTAAATTGTCAGAGTTCTTCTTTAAATATTTACCTAACTTTTCAAGAAGagtgaagaaaaaatgaaatggaTGAACTGAATTAGCATTTAAAAAAACTTCATAAACAAGTGGcgcatttttaaatttttttctaaagaaattaaatattttttggaaaatataaaataatatatttaaaatttttaacttaaaaagtTGTACATATTAATTCAAtacaaaagaaaacttaaatgaaaaaaaaatcaattttcattGATTGTCTGGGtcaaatactataaaaaaaagttaacgttcaattttttttatcaaataacaGATTACTTCTATGtacaaaaatcatttaaaatattttgaaatttaagttaattacactgtttttaaaaaaaataatatatatttatgtgaaAGGAAATGTTTCCTTTGCAAGGGACCCAATGCTATGTTATCTTATCCAAAGCAGGATCAAGATGAATGGATGATGGATTTCACTCAAAAGTGACCCTTTTTGCAACCATCCCTTATACAACTCAAACCTCAAAGTTTGCCTAAAACCTTATCAAACTAACTAGTTTTCATTGTTTGTCTCTTTCTCTCCAATTTTGTGTCACATGAAATTTGTTCTCTGAAGTTTTTGTTGGCATAATTTCAATGGCAGCCATTATCCCCTGCCACTACTGTGTTTCCCTCACTCCCAAATGGTTCAATTCCAACACCACACATTCTGGGCGTTTGTCCTACCCACTTCGAGGACTCCGAGGTTTCAATGCTCGTTGCTCTAACCAACCATCCCATCATTCTGAAGTTCGCAACAACCATGTAAGTCTCTTAAAAATTTTATCTTGTCACTGTAGATGCTCATTGTTTCTCATGAATGGTGATTATGCTCATTTGGGATGGAGATGCGGTGGGTACCCAATCAGCATTTTACTCTTCTAGTTCATCTCATGTtgaatacaattattattattattatttttaaaaaggaaaattgtaGAAGTGAATTTCACAAGGGAAAAAGAGTGTAAGTTCTATAATTATAGTTTGAAAGATAATCCTCTAAAAGGCACTGAGAGTGCTCTAATGGTAAGCAGTTTAAAAGGTTTAACTTTCTCTGCTGCTCTTATACCTGGGAAGGTGGATATTTGGGATTTGCATTTGCCCCAAAATGCACTTAGGTTAAATCAAGCattgttagaaaaataataGTGTTTTTTCAACTAGTTAATCACTTTGCCCAACTCTTTATTCTACAGTGGTAATTATATATACTGAATATTTGGGAATATATGTTTTGATAAATTTCTAAGTTGTTATCTGtttgaacttcttttccttttctgttCTTTTCAATTAGAAGGAGTTTATGtactttatttgttttctctCGACCTTGTGTTCTTATGTTTGCAATTTAGATTGCTGCAATGTGGGATTACAGCCGCAAAGCTTATTGTGTTGTATTTTGGTGCAGAATGAGAAGCCATTTTCCTTCAAGAAGTGTGCTATATCTATAGCGCTGGCTGTTGGGTTAATAACAGGAGTTCCTACATTGGGGTGGCCTACCAATGCTCAAGCAGCGAACTCTGTGTTCTCTGATCTGTCTGTTTTGATATCTGGACCACCAATTAAGGACCCTGGGGCATTGTTGAGATATGCTCTTCCTATTGATAATAAGGCCATTAGAGAAGTACAAAAGCCACTTGAAGATATCACAGAGAGTCTCAAGATTGCTGGAGTCAAGGCACTTGACTCTGTGGAAAGAGTAAGACATAAGATTTAAAGATTCTTATTCTTCAATCTGTAGCAGTGTATTGTGTATGCAGCTTGTGCTTGGGATTTTGTGTTTCATTTCCCTTAGGGGTAGAAGCTGATTAACTTTACATGGAATGTAGAATGTGAGACAGGCATCTCGAGCTCTCAAGCAAGGGAAGACTTTAATCGTATCGGGTTTAGCTGAGTCAAAGAAAGAACATGGAGTTGAATTGCTTAGTAAGCTGGAAGCTGGCATAGATGAACTTGAACTGATAGTACAGGATAGGAATCGAGATGCAGTTGCACCAAAGCAAAAAGAGCTTCTTCAATATGTTGGAGGGTAAGCATCTCGATTAAGAAATCACTTATATAAACCACACAAAGACCTTTATCCTTCCATACGCAACAATAAGAACaggatatttttttcttcttccttggaATAAATGAAAGACAGATTGGTGGATTGCTTAAATGTTTTCACTCTGTCATGATGCATTTCTTTAAGTTTCTATTCTATCTACTTGTCATTAAGAATCTGAGACTCTGCAATTATTAGCACTGCAGAAAAATGCATAGGCGTGTGCTATATGACAATATAAAGCACTTCATGTTCCTTAATCTGATCATAGGAACTGACAGAAACAAGGGTTAGTTGCTTCAATGATACAAGTCGGCTTTACCTTAAACCTATGGGGCAAAGCAATTTAACCTTGCCATACATCAATGTAATAAGAGAGCCGAATTATTTGTACAACCAGTAGATCACCACTTGTCCTGGTTATGTATATCCTAACCGTGCCTAAAATCCGAAGGTCTGACTAACTACTGTACTGCTGCGAAGTGTCATGTTTAGTTAGTCAGGTAGCCATTGAAAAACATTCATTTGGACAACCTGATATTGCATACTAGATTTGCAACCATATTAGCACGACCCTTCTAGATTGATTTGGTTGTAAACCTGCTAAGTTTGATCTGTTTTGAGTGGGCGGAATCCAAACTCAGTCCAATTTAACTAACAGGCTTTCCTAGGCCTCTGGTAACATGGCTTTATCAGATGTTGGCAAAAATTGAATCCTCCTCATACCAGTGGAAAATTGAGGAGGACTTAGAAAATTAACCTTCTTGAGAAAGACTTTTCTCATATAGAACCTTTCATTGACTGCAGCTGAGATGTTCCTGGGGCATTGCATTTCTGCAGTGTTGAAGAAGACATGGTTGATGGC includes these proteins:
- the LOC108344582 gene encoding bidirectional sugar transporter SWEET5, with the translated sequence MVSASVARNIVGIIGNIISFGLFFSPAPTFYKIIKQKSVEEFKPDPYIATVLNCAFWVFYGMPFVHPNSLLVVTINCVGLVFEFVYLAIFFIYATNKGRKKVSILLLIEAIFFAAIILITMLVLHGTTRRSLIVGIICDVFNVMMYVSPLTIMAKVIKTKSVKYMPFWLSLANFLNGVCWTTYALIHPFDIYVLISNSIGAVSGLVQLILYAFYFCRGENNDDGDQHNSTEVQLSERPRDVEA
- the LOC108343684 gene encoding peptidyl-prolyl cis-trans isomerase CYP38, chloroplastic, which gives rise to MAAIIPCHYCVSLTPKWFNSNTTHSGRLSYPLRGLRGFNARCSNQPSHHSEVRNNHNEKPFSFKKCAISIALAVGLITGVPTLGWPTNAQAANSVFSDLSVLISGPPIKDPGALLRYALPIDNKAIREVQKPLEDITESLKIAGVKALDSVERNVRQASRALKQGKTLIVSGLAESKKEHGVELLSKLEAGIDELELIVQDRNRDAVAPKQKELLQYVGGVEEDMVDGFPFEVPEEYQNMPLLKGRAAVDMKVKIKDNPNLEECVFHIVLDGYNAPVTSGNFVDLVQRHFYDGMEIQRADGFVVQTGDPEGPAEGFIDPSTEKTRTIPLEITVNGEKAPVYEATLEELGLYKAQTKLPFNAFGTMAMARDEFENNSASSQIFWLLKESELTPSNANILDGRYAVFGYVTENEDYLADLKVGDVIESIQVVSGLDNLVNPSYKIAG